One genomic window of Eisenibacter elegans DSM 3317 includes the following:
- a CDS encoding STAS/SEC14 domain-containing protein, with translation MIVFENSFIFLDYDEEQSLVMFVYKPETTAHMTDEQFQENMRQYADIVEQNKPTRLIVDNRELRYTIIPEMQDWVSQEIAPRTTALKKLAFIVSKDLFAQVSMEQMMEEKAVSEVYNVRYFDSFDEAKIWVFAKD, from the coding sequence ATGATAGTATTTGAAAACAGCTTCATTTTTTTGGATTATGACGAGGAGCAGTCATTGGTAATGTTTGTGTATAAGCCCGAAACGACGGCTCATATGACGGATGAACAGTTTCAGGAGAATATGCGCCAATATGCCGACATTGTAGAGCAGAACAAGCCCACAAGGCTAATAGTAGACAACCGGGAGCTGCGCTATACCATCATCCCGGAGATGCAAGACTGGGTGTCGCAGGAAATAGCCCCACGCACAACAGCACTCAAAAAGTTGGCCTTTATTGTCAGCAAAGACCTCTTCGCCCAAGTATCTATGGAGCAGATGATGGAAGAAAAGGCCGTCTCAGAGGTGTACAATGTCCGTTACTTTGACAGCTTTGATGAGGCCAAAATTTGGGTGTTTGCCAAAGACTAA
- the hisC gene encoding histidinol-phosphate transaminase — MAFTLEKLLRKNILYLKPYSSARDEFQAKAEVYLDANENPFGSTGLNQAYNRYPDPHQQALKQQIARLKRVAPTHIFLGNGSDEPIDLLIRAFCEPGQDSILITPPTYGMYEVSANINDVRVLRENLNEDFSLDILRVLQHARKEQPKLVFLCSPNNPTGNVVARIEELKYLAQHFEGIIVVDEAYIDFCDEREFSALRLLYDCPNVVVLQTFSKAWGLAALRLGMAFASEPIVQILNKIKPPYNINEYTQQAALHALQHASEKELMVEEIREQRWFLSGELQKLSFIEEIFPSETNFILMRVKNANELYEYLLKRQIVVRNRSNQPLCHNCLRVTVGTPEENELLLQALYEYTEQLY, encoded by the coding sequence ATGGCTTTCACGCTCGAAAAGCTACTCCGCAAAAACATTTTGTACCTCAAGCCCTACTCCTCTGCTCGGGATGAGTTTCAGGCCAAGGCCGAGGTGTATCTTGATGCCAACGAAAACCCTTTTGGCTCTACCGGGCTAAATCAGGCCTACAACCGTTACCCAGACCCACATCAGCAGGCGCTCAAGCAACAAATTGCCCGTCTCAAACGTGTAGCCCCTACACATATCTTCTTGGGCAACGGTAGTGATGAGCCTATCGACTTGCTGATCAGGGCTTTTTGCGAACCCGGCCAAGACAGCATCCTCATTACCCCTCCTACTTATGGAATGTATGAAGTATCGGCCAACATCAATGATGTGCGGGTACTGCGCGAAAATCTCAACGAAGATTTCAGCCTCGACATCCTGCGTGTGCTCCAACATGCACGCAAAGAACAGCCCAAACTGGTCTTCTTGTGCTCTCCCAATAACCCTACAGGCAATGTGGTAGCAAGAATAGAAGAACTGAAATATTTGGCCCAACACTTTGAGGGCATCATTGTAGTAGATGAGGCTTATATCGATTTCTGTGATGAGCGCGAGTTTTCGGCCTTGCGCCTGCTCTACGACTGCCCCAATGTGGTTGTATTGCAGACTTTCTCCAAGGCTTGGGGCTTGGCTGCTTTGCGCCTAGGGATGGCCTTCGCTAGCGAGCCTATTGTGCAGATACTCAACAAGATAAAACCCCCATACAATATCAACGAGTATACCCAGCAAGCAGCCCTTCACGCCCTCCAACATGCTTCAGAAAAGGAATTGATGGTAGAAGAAATCAGGGAACAACGCTGGTTTTTGTCAGGAGAGCTACAAAAGCTCAGCTTCATAGAGGAGATTTTCCCTTCAGAAACCAACTTTATCCTGATGCGTGTCAAAAATGCCAACGAACTATATGAGTACTTGCTCAAGCGGCAAATAGTGGTGCGTAATCGTAGCAACCAACCCCTCTGCCACAACTGCCTGAGGGTAACGGTAGGTACTCCAGAAGAAAACGAACTACTACTACAAGCGCTCTACGAATATACCGAACAGTTGTACTAA
- a CDS encoding BamA/TamA family outer membrane protein encodes MFKQTFLWLLCGVSCLGMCSVMAQDLNLPAEAPTDREKNLHFIPLPVLYYAPETSLGFGALASFNFKIGDDWDNTRTSNVRSYLLYTLNQQLDINAMYTLFSAGERYLTRGQVSYSRFPEFFYGVGNDLSDENEELVDYRRIRLEHRLAKQIFPHFFVGAQYRLAYLYDLVAVPGGMLEGGNITGSQGYTLSGLGLAAVYDTRDNILNPTRGVYLELSHHSYLQLLGSTQSPSSLLVDLRKYVGLFDSKHVLAFQGFGFFNAGDVPFKEMGEMGGTMIMRGYYNGRYRAPHHWAVQAEYRAPVVWRLGLTGWAGLGDVSDERGQLRFDNLKPNYGAGLRFMIDTEDRVNIRLDYGFGHKGISGFYLDITEAF; translated from the coding sequence ATGTTCAAACAGACTTTTTTGTGGCTTTTGTGCGGTGTATCCTGCCTGGGGATGTGTTCGGTAATGGCGCAAGACCTCAACCTCCCCGCCGAGGCTCCTACTGATCGCGAAAAGAACTTACACTTTATCCCCTTACCGGTATTGTATTATGCCCCCGAAACAAGTCTTGGCTTTGGAGCGTTGGCTTCTTTCAACTTTAAGATAGGAGATGATTGGGACAATACCCGCACCTCTAACGTACGTAGCTATCTGCTATATACGCTCAACCAGCAGTTGGATATCAATGCGATGTATACGCTTTTCTCCGCCGGAGAGCGCTACCTGACGCGGGGGCAAGTGTCATACTCGCGTTTCCCTGAGTTTTTCTATGGGGTGGGCAATGACTTATCCGACGAAAACGAGGAGTTGGTCGATTATCGGCGTATCCGCCTAGAGCACCGCCTAGCCAAGCAAATCTTCCCACATTTTTTTGTGGGGGCGCAATATCGCCTCGCCTATCTGTATGATCTCGTGGCTGTGCCCGGGGGGATGCTAGAGGGCGGCAATATCACCGGAAGCCAAGGTTATACACTTTCAGGACTGGGATTGGCGGCGGTGTATGATACCCGCGACAACATTCTCAACCCTACACGAGGGGTTTATCTAGAGCTTTCGCACCACAGCTACCTACAGCTCTTGGGCAGCACCCAAAGCCCTAGTAGTTTGTTGGTCGATTTGCGCAAGTACGTCGGCCTTTTCGACAGCAAACATGTACTGGCTTTCCAAGGCTTCGGCTTTTTCAATGCGGGGGATGTGCCCTTCAAAGAAATGGGAGAGATGGGAGGCACAATGATTATGCGGGGCTATTACAATGGCCGTTACCGTGCACCACATCATTGGGCTGTACAGGCCGAATACCGTGCCCCTGTGGTTTGGCGCTTGGGACTGACTGGCTGGGCAGGGCTGGGTGATGTCTCTGATGAGCGCGGGCAGTTACGGTTTGATAACCTAAAGCCCAACTATGGCGCAGGGTTGCGCTTTATGATTGATACCGAAGACCGTGTAAACATCCGCCTCGATTATGGTTTTGGCCATAAGGGCATCAGTGGGTTTTATCTCGACATTACGGAAGCATTTTAG
- a CDS encoding mechanosensitive ion channel family protein, translating into METLRLFFEQYAQQSYFGNTIQQYLLFLGIFAGFLASARVVYYFFKKYVRRLTSKTKTNLDDIFIDKFEEPIVGVIVLVGLYLAAAQLVLVKWLDTSINILVVNGITILFAWFLIRFLDALAQRYTSIQNQSTDTLQKHVLSLIRLVLKYSLIVLTTIIVLSNFGYNVSSLLASLGLGGLAMALASQEVLRNIFSGFVIMFDQPFRLGEWVIINNTEGTVQSIGLRSTRLKTFRGEYVTIPNHLITESMITNFSAYPDTRDMITIGLTYDTTLAQLQQAKNLIKEALDNAPGVVRDSYEINFTQFNAYSLDLFIAFETAIANPRQKRDIRDAFHKQVKERFDAAGISIAFPTQTIELKTAAQTPSAGGL; encoded by the coding sequence ATGGAAACACTACGGCTTTTTTTTGAACAATATGCACAGCAAAGTTATTTTGGCAATACAATCCAGCAGTACTTGCTATTTCTGGGGATTTTTGCCGGTTTTCTGGCCTCTGCAAGGGTGGTTTATTATTTTTTCAAAAAATATGTCCGCCGCCTTACAAGCAAAACCAAGACTAATTTAGACGATATTTTTATAGACAAGTTTGAGGAGCCTATCGTAGGGGTGATTGTGCTGGTGGGTCTGTATTTGGCGGCTGCGCAGTTGGTGTTGGTCAAATGGCTCGATACAAGCATTAATATCCTCGTTGTCAATGGCATTACTATCTTGTTTGCCTGGTTTTTGATTCGCTTCTTGGATGCGCTCGCACAGCGTTATACGAGCATCCAAAATCAAAGCACAGATACCCTCCAAAAGCACGTCCTCTCCCTGATTCGCCTAGTACTCAAGTACAGCCTGATTGTCTTGACAACAATCATCGTTTTGAGCAATTTTGGCTATAACGTCAGTTCGTTATTGGCTAGCCTAGGTTTAGGAGGGTTGGCTATGGCTTTGGCATCGCAGGAGGTTTTACGCAACATTTTCAGTGGTTTTGTCATTATGTTTGACCAACCGTTTCGCCTTGGCGAATGGGTCATTATCAACAACACCGAAGGTACTGTCCAAAGCATCGGCCTGCGCTCTACCCGCCTCAAAACCTTCAGGGGAGAATATGTAACCATCCCCAACCACCTCATCACCGAAAGTATGATTACCAACTTCAGCGCCTACCCTGATACCCGAGATATGATTACCATAGGCCTGACCTACGACACCACATTGGCGCAGCTACAACAGGCCAAAAATCTTATCAAAGAGGCCCTAGACAATGCCCCCGGCGTAGTCCGCGATTCTTATGAAATCAACTTTACACAATTCAATGCTTACTCGCTAGACCTCTTCATTGCCTTTGAAACAGCTATTGCCAACCCCAGACAGAAACGGGATATTCGGGATGCCTTTCACAAACAAGTCAAGGAGAGGTTCGACGCTGCCGGTATTTCGATAGCCTTCCCCACACAAACCATTGAACTCAAAACTGCCGCCCAAACACCTTCCGCTGGTGGCTTGTGA
- a CDS encoding TPM domain-containing protein: MKFTLKKTLYLLLCLCWSLAGELSAQTSADSLGWFVPRPVPLMQFNDLADLCSIEESRWIDRDLQACLDSLGVELVIVLVEGLPEAVTLPKATLHTAIAWQLGRRTAGRAAIVLFDKSTQEVWMEASSLVSPPLSNERIQYLMGEIFAPACLDYGYFVGIRTFIKYFVLSFDETSTD; the protein is encoded by the coding sequence ATGAAGTTCACCTTAAAAAAAACATTGTATTTGCTCCTATGCCTTTGTTGGAGTCTTGCTGGAGAGTTATCGGCACAGACAAGCGCCGACAGCCTAGGTTGGTTTGTGCCTAGGCCTGTACCTTTGATGCAATTCAATGACCTAGCCGACCTATGTAGCATAGAGGAATCCCGCTGGATAGACCGCGACCTTCAGGCTTGTCTTGATAGCCTCGGAGTTGAATTGGTCATTGTCTTGGTAGAAGGCCTACCGGAAGCCGTAACACTCCCCAAGGCCACCCTCCACACGGCCATCGCTTGGCAGTTGGGTAGGCGCACAGCGGGTCGTGCTGCTATTGTACTGTTTGACAAGTCGACCCAAGAAGTATGGATGGAAGCCTCCAGCTTGGTCAGCCCGCCGCTATCAAACGAACGAATCCAATACCTGATGGGGGAAATTTTTGCCCCAGCTTGTCTCGATTATGGCTACTTTGTGGGCATTCGGACTTTTATCAAATACTTTGTTCTCAGCTTTGACGAAACTTCAACAGACTGA
- a CDS encoding DUF2927 domain-containing protein, whose amino-acid sequence MACQNDTPVHTAPANFEQTLDYFLEVALGSEYGDTPQTLIRWEQAILIGGYEYLPIHLQPTLDSLIAELNGLIDLPEVRLQKCPPDLPANLQLFTGSGKAFAKRFELPKSFIKYNRGLFAVRYDMQGCIQQGGVWVDTERLTDPVAQRHLLREELTQALGLMKDADRYAGSIFYEKWTLTQHFTNYDRQLIRWLYDPRLQTGMDAEAIRNVLGKAE is encoded by the coding sequence ATGGCTTGCCAAAACGATACGCCGGTACACACTGCCCCTGCCAATTTCGAACAAACCTTAGATTATTTCTTGGAAGTAGCCCTAGGCAGTGAGTATGGCGATACCCCCCAAACGCTCATTCGTTGGGAACAAGCCATCCTGATTGGCGGGTATGAGTACCTACCGATACATTTGCAGCCCACGCTCGACAGCCTAATAGCAGAGCTGAATGGGTTGATTGACCTGCCGGAGGTGAGGCTCCAAAAATGTCCTCCTGACCTGCCGGCCAATTTACAGCTCTTCACGGGCAGTGGCAAAGCTTTTGCCAAACGTTTTGAACTGCCCAAAAGCTTTATCAAATATAATAGAGGGCTTTTTGCAGTCAGATATGATATGCAAGGATGTATCCAACAAGGAGGTGTTTGGGTAGATACCGAACGCCTCACGGATCCAGTGGCACAAAGACACCTCCTGCGCGAGGAGCTCACCCAAGCCCTGGGGCTGATGAAAGACGCAGACCGCTACGCAGGAAGTATTTTTTATGAAAAATGGACGCTTACCCAACACTTCACCAACTATGACCGTCAGCTCATCCGATGGCTCTATGACCCACGCCTACAGACAGGAATGGACGCGGAAGCCATCAGGAATGTGCTCGGTAAGGCTGAGTAA
- a CDS encoding PepSY-associated TM helix domain-containing protein, whose product MNQIPRNIPRASTEQIAARTRWYRRWHRRLSILSLAAILLVSITGILLAWKKPVGLMPPTQKAKSEAPAISLDSLQLAAKRYVRDSLALDDTIERIDIRPTKGVAKVRFEHHYIELQLALHDGQVLQVATRYADWVEALHDGSLFDRYLGIKSEAAKLIYSTLVGGGLLFLSLSGFWLWYNPRRLRQRKRVTKARG is encoded by the coding sequence ATGAATCAAATACCTCGAAATATACCAAGAGCATCTACAGAACAAATAGCCGCTCGCACACGCTGGTATAGGCGCTGGCACAGGCGTTTGTCTATCTTGAGTTTGGCAGCCATATTATTGGTCAGTATCACGGGGATACTCCTTGCTTGGAAAAAGCCTGTAGGCCTGATGCCGCCCACTCAAAAGGCCAAGTCCGAAGCACCGGCCATCAGTCTTGACAGCCTACAGTTAGCCGCCAAGCGCTATGTTCGGGATAGCTTAGCCTTAGATGATACCATCGAGCGTATAGACATCCGCCCGACCAAGGGCGTAGCCAAAGTGCGGTTTGAGCACCACTACATAGAATTACAACTAGCCTTACACGACGGGCAGGTATTGCAGGTAGCCACCCGCTATGCCGATTGGGTAGAAGCCCTACACGACGGCTCTCTATTTGATCGATACCTAGGCATCAAAAGCGAGGCTGCTAAGCTGATTTATAGCACGTTGGTGGGCGGCGGGCTGCTTTTTTTGTCGCTCAGTGGCTTTTGGCTTTGGTACAATCCGCGCCGCCTGCGGCAGCGCAAGCGGGTTACCAAAGCAAGAGGTTAA
- a CDS encoding SMP-30/gluconolactonase/LRE family protein encodes MRYFKWFLLALSALGLLYLLAAPVNITPVVWKPDTAPALSEAPYQPHTDLAALTTIELDGVGPEDIDFAPDGLLYTGLEDGRIMAIDPQTGKSKIVAKTKGRPLGLRFDAKGQLYIADAYKGLLRLDPSSGQLNLLTNTADSLPFKFTDDLDIARDGTVYFSDASYKFAYHDKVAYPLESGLHGRLLSYHPKLGMAKVLLDELGFANGVTLSPDEDYLLVTETLRYRVRKYWLKGDKKGQSEIWLDNLPGFPDGILYDGQGLYWIALYNPRNAILDRILPSPMLRKVVYRLPTFLQPKVTNTALAIAVDAQGKVKHTLYDTSGKYGNLTNIVRRGDTLYFGSLHERSIGVLSLSALK; translated from the coding sequence ATGCGTTATTTCAAATGGTTTTTATTAGCCTTGTCAGCCCTTGGTCTGCTGTACCTCTTGGCTGCTCCCGTAAACATCACACCTGTGGTGTGGAAGCCTGACACGGCTCCGGCGCTCTCAGAAGCCCCCTACCAACCCCACACCGACTTGGCCGCGTTGACAACCATCGAACTCGATGGAGTAGGGCCTGAAGACATAGATTTTGCCCCTGACGGCCTGTTGTATACCGGCTTGGAAGATGGACGCATTATGGCCATAGACCCGCAAACGGGTAAATCGAAAATCGTTGCCAAAACCAAAGGACGACCACTAGGGTTACGCTTTGATGCGAAGGGGCAACTATATATCGCCGATGCATATAAGGGATTGTTGCGCTTAGACCCTAGTAGCGGGCAGCTCAACCTCTTGACCAATACCGCAGATAGCCTGCCTTTTAAATTTACTGACGACCTCGACATAGCCCGCGATGGAACGGTCTATTTTAGTGATGCTTCATACAAGTTTGCCTACCACGACAAGGTGGCTTACCCTCTCGAAAGCGGACTGCATGGGCGCTTGCTCAGCTACCACCCTAAGCTTGGGATGGCAAAGGTCTTGCTGGATGAATTAGGGTTTGCCAATGGCGTAACACTCAGTCCTGACGAAGATTACCTGCTTGTAACCGAAACGCTCCGCTATCGAGTTCGTAAATATTGGCTCAAGGGTGATAAAAAAGGACAGAGCGAAATCTGGCTCGATAACTTGCCGGGCTTCCCCGATGGCATTCTCTACGATGGGCAAGGACTGTATTGGATAGCCCTGTACAACCCTCGCAATGCCATTCTTGACCGTATTTTGCCATCGCCTATGTTGCGCAAAGTAGTATATCGTTTGCCGACTTTTTTGCAGCCCAAAGTTACCAATACGGCGCTGGCCATCGCAGTAGACGCACAAGGGAAGGTAAAGCATACCCTTTATGATACGTCGGGTAAGTATGGCAACCTGACCAATATCGTCCGCCGAGGGGATACACTCTACTTTGGGTCGTTACACGAACGCAGCATTGGAGTATTGTCGCTTAGCGCCCTTAAGTAG
- a CDS encoding SiaB family protein kinase, with the protein MNSAPTPSSSLDTLNYYQRLKTDHVIMAYNGAFSQGILIDLGMALEGKTDNPSLLFSKRLFSIFIEMTQNILIHSAERTFSKRDGKEIGHGIVLVRNILSPVGVEIISGNKIKREDGERVQERCLKIAGMNSDELKEFYKSQRAKPHEQKKSGGNIGLIDIARRSGNAPEISLTPVDKQHYFMTLGVKLYDE; encoded by the coding sequence ATGAATTCTGCTCCCACCCCATCTTCATCGCTTGATACCCTCAACTACTACCAACGCCTCAAAACCGACCACGTGATTATGGCTTATAATGGAGCCTTTTCGCAAGGTATTTTGATCGACCTTGGAATGGCGCTCGAAGGCAAAACCGATAACCCTAGCCTGCTTTTTAGCAAACGTTTGTTTTCGATTTTTATTGAAATGACCCAGAACATTCTCATCCACTCTGCTGAGCGTACTTTCTCCAAGCGCGACGGTAAGGAGATTGGTCACGGTATTGTATTGGTGCGTAATATCCTAAGCCCTGTAGGTGTTGAAATTATCTCGGGCAATAAAATCAAACGTGAAGATGGCGAACGAGTGCAAGAGCGTTGCCTCAAGATTGCCGGAATGAATAGCGATGAACTGAAGGAGTTTTACAAATCGCAACGCGCCAAACCTCACGAGCAAAAAAAGAGCGGAGGCAATATCGGATTGATTGATATTGCGCGCCGCTCCGGCAATGCCCCTGAAATATCGCTGACTCCTGTAGACAAGCAACACTATTTTATGACCCTCGGTGTCAAGCTTTATGATGAATAA
- a CDS encoding S8 family peptidase encodes MANFPLHRPLYWVLLLLIISPVAAKAQRQNNVAKYFVAFTDKKDSPYSLSRKGAKAYLSDRSLERRKRQGIKLTERDLPVNPNYVVKVMEAGAEVWYSSRWMNGVVVSVHVIEREKVRQLPFVKELIPLTSGPGHTRVTAPPVELPSGEVINIKIEADEDYGQALNQIQQLGAHEMHRQGFKGKGMLVAVFDAGFENLPQLDAMRHLFVNGRILDTYNFVEDNGYVYGKGGDHGTKVLSTMAAYDPGKIIGTAPEASYLLYRTEDASSEYRIEEFNWLLAAERADSAGADVINSSLGYNNFDDKSMSYTYEQMDGNTAYVTQAADMAAAVGMLVVTSAGNEGRSKWKYITAPADADSVLTVGAVDSKGSYAEFSSKGNTPDGRTKPDVVAKGAATTVVSPGNRVTVSNGTSFSSPLMAGFATSLWQAYPKLNNMEVIDILRRSGSQAQKPDSLLGYGIPDYERAKEASGKKPKMQGWFDTLESLPKSLPIDPRSGIHTGQNTPVLQADTLVVLLNYDLTQPIERLLQAEAKAHHTE; translated from the coding sequence ATGGCAAACTTTCCACTACACCGACCGCTATATTGGGTCCTACTTTTGCTGATTATCAGTCCGGTAGCCGCCAAGGCCCAACGTCAGAATAATGTAGCCAAATACTTTGTAGCCTTTACCGACAAGAAAGACTCTCCCTACAGCCTCTCACGCAAAGGAGCCAAAGCCTATCTTTCGGATCGCTCGCTGGAGCGCCGCAAGCGGCAGGGTATCAAACTGACAGAGCGCGACCTGCCTGTGAATCCAAATTATGTGGTGAAGGTAATGGAGGCCGGCGCAGAGGTATGGTATAGCTCTCGATGGATGAATGGAGTGGTGGTGAGTGTACACGTAATCGAACGTGAGAAAGTCAGACAGCTGCCTTTTGTCAAAGAACTCATACCGCTTACCAGTGGCCCTGGGCATACCCGTGTAACAGCCCCCCCAGTGGAGTTGCCCAGCGGCGAAGTCATCAATATCAAGATAGAAGCTGACGAAGACTATGGTCAGGCGCTCAACCAAATTCAACAGCTGGGCGCACACGAAATGCACCGACAGGGCTTCAAAGGCAAGGGGATGCTTGTAGCTGTGTTTGATGCCGGATTTGAAAATCTTCCCCAACTTGATGCTATGCGTCATTTGTTTGTCAATGGACGTATTTTGGATACCTACAACTTTGTCGAAGACAATGGATATGTGTATGGTAAAGGGGGCGACCACGGCACCAAGGTGCTCTCTACTATGGCGGCCTATGACCCGGGCAAAATCATTGGCACAGCCCCCGAGGCAAGTTATTTGCTTTACCGTACAGAGGATGCTTCGTCGGAGTATCGTATTGAGGAGTTTAACTGGCTGTTGGCTGCCGAGCGCGCCGACAGCGCCGGAGCCGATGTCATCAACTCTTCATTGGGTTACAATAACTTCGACGACAAATCGATGAGCTACACTTATGAGCAGATGGATGGCAACACGGCTTATGTTACTCAAGCCGCCGATATGGCCGCCGCCGTCGGAATGCTCGTCGTAACCAGCGCCGGAAACGAAGGACGGAGCAAGTGGAAATACATCACTGCTCCCGCCGATGCCGACTCTGTCCTCACTGTAGGGGCTGTAGACAGCAAAGGCAGCTATGCCGAGTTTAGCTCCAAAGGCAATACCCCCGACGGGCGCACCAAGCCTGATGTAGTGGCCAAAGGCGCGGCAACCACGGTCGTCTCTCCCGGAAACCGCGTAACGGTCTCCAACGGCACTTCTTTCTCCAGCCCACTGATGGCAGGCTTTGCCACAAGCCTATGGCAAGCCTATCCCAAGCTCAACAATATGGAGGTGATTGACATCTTGCGGCGAAGCGGCAGCCAAGCCCAAAAACCTGACTCGCTACTAGGTTATGGTATCCCTGACTACGAGCGCGCTAAAGAAGCTTCCGGCAAAAAACCCAAGATGCAAGGATGGTTTGATACCCTAGAGTCATTGCCCAAAAGCTTGCCTATAGACCCCCGCAGCGGCATTCATACCGGGCAAAACACTCCTGTGTTACAAGCCGATACCCTAGTGGTGTTGCTCAACTACGACCTGACACAACCCATAGAGCGATTGCTCCAAGCAGAAGCGAAGGCGCACCATACAGAATAA
- a CDS encoding aminotransferase class I/II-fold pyridoxal phosphate-dependent enzyme — translation MLDWYFDTFWPKLPTTADLPQDPQLDFGRLGLHQSPPEGLQKYLANRWESLTHYPQTLSEAVKQALAKHHGLPAERFLPLNGLSEGIYLLAQAHAGAKSSVLSPYQGLLHQALTMYGHQLTIQAQWQQLSATDLVWIANPNPVTGSLLYLDELEELLLQYCNTLFVVDESFIACTPNVGTCVRLVGRYPNLTVLRSFTVAYAVPGLRVGYVVGSAQLIRSVAAYQIPFSVNAMALETMRYFLSHKEQVEFDVEAAYGRALALTKMLRQLPAMEVQHHHTHYLIARVLHKPETEVSKYLTRQGMALRNLSEVRGLTQGFFGVVARGEAANLQLYQALEGYLAQNPPPQKK, via the coding sequence ATGCTTGACTGGTATTTTGATACGTTTTGGCCTAAACTCCCCACAACAGCGGATTTGCCTCAAGACCCACAGCTCGATTTTGGCCGTTTGGGCTTACATCAATCTCCCCCCGAAGGGTTACAGAAATACTTGGCCAATCGGTGGGAAAGTCTTACACATTACCCCCAGACGCTGTCTGAGGCCGTAAAGCAGGCCTTGGCCAAACATCACGGGCTGCCGGCAGAGCGTTTTTTGCCGCTCAATGGCCTTTCGGAAGGGATATATCTGCTGGCGCAAGCTCACGCCGGTGCCAAAAGCAGTGTTTTGAGTCCATATCAGGGCTTGCTGCATCAGGCGCTGACAATGTACGGACATCAACTGACGATACAAGCACAGTGGCAACAGCTTTCTGCCACAGACTTGGTCTGGATTGCCAATCCGAATCCTGTTACGGGTAGTTTGTTGTATTTGGATGAGTTAGAGGAGCTTTTGTTACAATACTGCAACACACTCTTTGTAGTAGATGAGTCGTTTATTGCCTGTACACCCAATGTCGGAACTTGTGTGCGTCTAGTGGGCAGGTATCCCAACTTGACTGTCTTGCGTTCTTTTACTGTAGCCTATGCCGTTCCCGGCTTGAGAGTAGGGTATGTTGTCGGCTCCGCACAGCTGATACGTAGTGTGGCAGCCTATCAAATCCCCTTTAGTGTCAATGCAATGGCTCTGGAGACCATGCGCTACTTTCTCAGTCATAAGGAGCAGGTGGAGTTTGATGTAGAGGCAGCTTATGGGCGCGCATTGGCACTCACAAAGATGCTCCGGCAGTTACCGGCTATGGAAGTGCAACATCATCATACGCACTACCTAATAGCGAGGGTATTGCACAAACCCGAAACAGAGGTCAGCAAGTATTTGACCCGTCAAGGAATGGCCTTGCGCAATCTCTCAGAAGTGAGAGGCCTAACGCAGGGATTCTTTGGCGTTGTGGCTAGGGGAGAAGCTGCCAACCTCCAACTGTACCAAGCCCTAGAAGGCTATTTGGCACAGAACCCACCCCCCCAGAAAAAATGA